From one Candidatus Nitrospira nitrosa genomic stretch:
- the accC gene encoding acetyl-CoA carboxylase biotin carboxylase subunit, with translation MFRKILVANRGEIAMRIIRACRELNIATAAIYSEADSTGIYVKKADESYLVGPGPVKGFLDSKQIVDLATRIGADAIHPGYGFLSENAEFAELCEASNITFIGPSTHAITLMGSKVKARELAESAGVPIVPGTDGAITNVKEALAFAHKAGYPVMIKASAGGGGRGLRVVRSDEELRENMEVAAREAQASFGDGSVFIEKYIERPHHIEFQILGDRHGNIIHLGERDCSIQRRHQKLIEIAPSLILTQELREEMGNAAIAIARAVNYDNAGTVEFLLDQEGKFYFIEMNPRLQVEHTVTEQITAIDIVRNQIKIAAGLPLSIQQKDVILQGHAIQCRINAEDPKNNFLPCTGTVTAYLSPGGIGVRIDGAVYKDYTVPPYYDALLAKLTVRGRTWEETVSRMRRSLEEYVIRGLKTTIPFMEAIMQEPDFIAGRFDTSYLDTHQELYGYHEFEPPEDLVLALSAAIAAYEGL, from the coding sequence ATGTTCAGGAAAATCTTAGTCGCCAATCGCGGTGAAATCGCCATGCGGATCATCCGCGCCTGCCGCGAATTGAACATTGCGACCGCCGCCATTTACTCCGAAGCGGATTCAACCGGCATCTACGTTAAGAAGGCCGACGAGTCGTATCTGGTCGGACCAGGGCCGGTGAAAGGCTTCCTCGATAGCAAACAGATCGTGGACCTTGCCACGCGCATCGGTGCGGATGCAATCCATCCAGGCTACGGATTTCTCTCGGAGAACGCAGAGTTTGCCGAACTCTGCGAAGCATCCAATATTACATTCATCGGCCCGTCTACCCACGCCATTACTCTGATGGGCAGCAAGGTCAAGGCCCGCGAACTTGCCGAATCAGCAGGCGTGCCGATCGTGCCAGGTACGGACGGCGCCATTACCAATGTCAAAGAAGCGCTGGCCTTCGCCCACAAAGCTGGCTATCCGGTGATGATCAAGGCGAGCGCCGGTGGGGGCGGGCGCGGGTTACGTGTGGTCCGGTCCGATGAGGAGCTTCGCGAAAACATGGAAGTCGCGGCACGCGAGGCCCAAGCATCTTTTGGCGACGGCAGCGTGTTTATCGAGAAATACATCGAGCGACCGCATCATATTGAGTTTCAGATCCTGGGAGACCGGCACGGCAACATTATCCATCTCGGAGAACGGGACTGTTCGATCCAGCGGCGACATCAGAAATTGATCGAGATCGCGCCATCCTTGATCTTGACGCAGGAGCTCCGTGAAGAGATGGGCAACGCCGCCATCGCCATCGCCCGCGCGGTCAACTATGACAACGCGGGAACCGTGGAGTTTCTCCTCGACCAAGAGGGTAAGTTCTACTTTATCGAAATGAATCCACGACTCCAAGTCGAACATACCGTCACCGAGCAGATTACGGCCATTGATATCGTACGGAATCAAATTAAGATCGCGGCAGGCCTCCCGCTCAGCATCCAACAGAAAGACGTGATTTTGCAAGGTCACGCGATTCAATGTCGGATCAACGCGGAGGACCCCAAAAACAATTTTCTGCCTTGTACAGGAACCGTCACAGCCTATCTCTCTCCCGGTGGGATCGGTGTTCGCATCGACGGAGCGGTCTATAAGGATTATACCGTTCCGCCCTACTATGACGCCCTGCTGGCCAAGCTGACAGTCCGAGGCCGTACGTGGGAAGAAACCGTCAGCCGCATGAGGCGCTCACTCGAAGAGTATGTCATTCGAGGGCTCAAGACGACGATTCCCTTTATGGAAGCGATCATGCAGGAACCCGACTTTATCGCAGGGCGGTTCGACACCTCCTATCTGGATACTCACCAGGAGCTGTACGGATACCACGAATTTGAACCACCGGAAGACTTGGTCCTGGCGCTCTCTGCAGCGATCGCCGCCTACGAAGGACTCTAA
- the oadA gene encoding sodium-extruding oxaloacetate decarboxylase subunit alpha, producing the protein MAKRRPPTKKPQKKTRPSISASKTSKTLGSRPGELSITPAIGKPVFITDVGLRDGHQSLLATRMRTEDMLPIAQKLDAVGYWSLEVWGGATFDTCLRFLKEDPWERLRALRAAMPNTKLQMLLRGQNLVGYRHYADDVVERFIERSATNGIDVFRIFDALNDVRNLDRAVSEVKACGKHAEATICYTVSPVHSIDRFVDLAKKLEDLGTDTICIKDMAGLLAPLDAYHLVRRLKAAVKVPLHLHSHYTSGMASMASLMAILGGLDMLDTSISPLAGGTSHPATETLVASLQNTPYDTRLDLTNFQPITEHFRTVRRKYRQFESDFTGVDAEILTSQIPGGMLSNLAAQLTEQNALDRMKEVLDEVPRVRKEMGYPPLVTPTSQIVGTQATLNVLTGERYKVITTETKNYFLGLYGRAPGQVDLDVMARATGDETPIKSRPADRLEPELDEAKKELPASAQSIEDQLSFVLFPAIASDFFEAREKGDLTPDPLDVGSAKGPSTAHELHLAPVEFNVTVHGETYHVKVSGSGRKVDGRKPYYIRVNDKLEEVSLEPIQEVLAGVPESQEIGTGGKPKRPKPTKPGDVAPPMPGRVVKVLVAVNDSVKVGDPLLIIEAMKMESRVPAPIDGKVSAILVNDGDNVKTDETVIQLE; encoded by the coding sequence ATGGCAAAAAGACGACCCCCAACAAAGAAACCTCAAAAAAAGACCAGACCGTCGATCTCAGCGAGCAAGACGTCAAAGACGCTCGGCTCTCGACCCGGTGAATTAAGCATCACGCCGGCCATCGGTAAGCCGGTCTTCATCACCGATGTGGGATTGCGGGACGGGCACCAATCCCTGCTCGCCACGCGAATGCGAACCGAGGATATGTTGCCGATTGCCCAAAAGCTGGACGCGGTCGGCTATTGGTCCCTGGAAGTCTGGGGGGGAGCGACTTTCGATACCTGCCTCCGTTTTTTGAAGGAAGATCCCTGGGAGCGCCTCAGAGCGTTACGGGCAGCCATGCCCAATACCAAGCTACAGATGTTGCTACGGGGCCAGAATCTCGTCGGCTATCGCCATTATGCCGACGATGTGGTGGAACGGTTCATCGAGCGGTCAGCAACTAACGGTATCGATGTCTTCCGCATCTTTGATGCGCTGAATGACGTCCGAAACCTTGACCGGGCCGTGAGCGAAGTGAAGGCCTGTGGCAAACACGCGGAAGCCACGATCTGCTACACCGTCAGTCCGGTCCATAGCATCGATCGGTTTGTAGATTTGGCCAAGAAACTCGAAGATCTCGGAACCGACACGATTTGCATCAAAGATATGGCCGGATTGCTGGCTCCGCTTGATGCCTATCACCTGGTACGTCGACTGAAGGCCGCCGTGAAGGTTCCGCTTCATCTCCATTCGCATTACACCTCCGGAATGGCTTCCATGGCCTCCTTGATGGCCATTCTTGGAGGGCTCGACATGCTCGACACCTCCATTTCCCCACTGGCAGGTGGAACATCCCATCCGGCGACGGAAACATTGGTAGCCTCACTCCAAAACACCCCCTACGACACGAGGCTGGATCTTACGAATTTCCAGCCGATCACCGAGCATTTCCGAACGGTTCGCCGTAAATATCGCCAATTCGAGAGCGACTTTACCGGTGTCGATGCAGAAATTCTCACGTCGCAGATTCCCGGCGGCATGCTGTCGAACTTAGCTGCTCAGCTGACCGAGCAAAATGCCCTCGACCGGATGAAAGAAGTGCTCGACGAGGTTCCCCGTGTACGAAAAGAAATGGGCTACCCTCCGCTCGTCACCCCGACCAGCCAGATCGTTGGCACGCAGGCAACACTCAATGTGCTGACCGGAGAACGGTACAAAGTCATCACCACCGAGACCAAGAACTATTTCTTGGGGCTCTATGGCCGCGCGCCGGGACAGGTCGATCTCGATGTCATGGCACGTGCAACCGGTGACGAAACCCCGATCAAGAGCAGGCCGGCTGATCGGCTGGAACCGGAGTTGGATGAGGCCAAGAAAGAGCTGCCGGCTTCGGCCCAGAGCATCGAGGATCAGCTGTCGTTCGTGCTGTTCCCCGCCATCGCATCTGACTTTTTTGAGGCGCGTGAGAAGGGGGATTTGACTCCAGACCCGCTGGACGTTGGATCAGCCAAAGGCCCGTCGACTGCACATGAATTGCATTTGGCTCCGGTCGAGTTCAATGTCACTGTCCATGGTGAAACCTATCATGTGAAGGTCTCGGGCTCAGGCCGTAAGGTCGACGGTCGCAAGCCCTACTACATCCGTGTCAACGATAAGCTGGAGGAAGTCTCGCTCGAACCGATTCAGGAAGTACTCGCTGGTGTGCCTGAATCCCAAGAGATTGGGACGGGAGGAAAACCCAAACGTCCAAAGCCTACCAAACCAGGTGATGTGGCGCCGCCCATGCCTGGGCGCGTGGTGAAGGTTCTTGTTGCCGTGAATGACTCCGTGAAGGTGGGTGATCCGCTGTTGATCATCGAAGCGATGAAGATGGAAAGCCGGGTTCCGGCACCGATTGACGGGAAAGTCTCGGCGATCTTGGTCAACGACGGTGACAACGTCAAGACGGATGAAACGGTCATCCAACTGGAGTAG
- a CDS encoding alpha/beta fold hydrolase — MKRSSNWSSPYVPLPPTPCTPWKRGLLLPCLLTLLMTACASPTHIPPYFEPLARTPVEPLPIKTVLVHGQRIAYLNVGTGPPVILIHGFGGSMWQWEHQQQILSQHFRILTLDLPGSGLSDKPDIDYRPSQMVDFCLGFMDALEIPQATLVGNSLGAGLAISMALTHPTRVDKLVLIDGLPSDILNNLTSRSFRRSLESKAPWWLVSFGNRLFGGLVTSSVLKEVIHDHRLLTPAVLERSNRNRRRPGIIKPLMAMKDTLPFWETDFAPRIKDIPHPTLIIWGEHDRVFPMAVGEELHQKIRGSMFVTIPQAGHMPQWERPELVNRSLIEYIHSLP, encoded by the coding sequence ATGAAACGGTCATCCAACTGGAGTAGTCCCTACGTTCCTCTCCCGCCCACCCCATGCACGCCATGGAAACGGGGGCTGCTCCTTCCCTGTCTCCTCACTTTGCTCATGACGGCCTGTGCGTCTCCCACACATATTCCCCCCTACTTCGAGCCACTCGCACGCACTCCGGTTGAACCGCTCCCGATCAAAACGGTTCTCGTCCATGGTCAACGGATTGCCTATCTTAATGTGGGGACCGGCCCACCGGTGATCTTGATCCATGGGTTCGGCGGATCCATGTGGCAATGGGAACATCAGCAACAGATCTTGTCTCAACATTTCCGCATACTGACGCTTGACCTCCCTGGTTCTGGACTGTCTGATAAACCCGATATCGACTACCGACCGTCTCAGATGGTGGACTTCTGTCTTGGATTCATGGACGCATTGGAAATCCCCCAGGCCACACTCGTCGGAAATTCTCTGGGAGCCGGCTTGGCTATCAGCATGGCATTGACACATCCAACCCGTGTCGACAAACTCGTCCTCATCGATGGATTGCCATCGGATATTCTGAACAATCTCACGAGCCGATCGTTCCGTCGATCGCTGGAATCAAAAGCCCCGTGGTGGCTCGTGTCATTCGGGAATCGGCTGTTTGGTGGGCTGGTCACCAGCTCCGTTCTGAAGGAAGTGATCCACGACCATCGCCTCTTGACGCCGGCAGTCCTTGAACGCTCCAATCGTAATCGCCGGCGCCCCGGTATCATCAAGCCTCTCATGGCCATGAAAGATACCCTCCCCTTCTGGGAAACCGACTTCGCCCCTCGCATCAAGGACATCCCACACCCCACCCTGATCATCTGGGGCGAGCATGACCGAGTATTTCCAATGGCGGTGGGAGAAGAGCTTCACCAGAAAATTCGAGGATCAATGTTCGTCACAATCCCCCAGGCAGGACATATGCCGCAATGGGAACGGCCGGAGCTGGTGAACCGCTCGCTGATCGAGTATATTCACTCGTTACCCTGA
- the tpx gene encoding thiol peroxidase produces the protein MRTGSSAVMVTVICFSLGLVGCQTTASNTFLYKNMPVSDGTAVAGEGNKVLFKGNPLTLTGSGVKIGDVLRDVKVTQNDLSLVKIAETKGSGKVRIISVVPSLDTPVCEQQTHILSERNKGLDKMVELITVSVDTPFAQKRFAGEAKIANVTFLSDYRGGEFGKTHGLFLEGPHILTRAVMVVDKTNTIRYLQITPEIAQLPDMEEAFQFARRLVTES, from the coding sequence ATGCGCACGGGATCTTCGGCTGTCATGGTTACGGTGATTTGTTTCTCTCTTGGACTCGTCGGTTGTCAGACAACAGCAAGCAACACGTTCTTGTACAAAAACATGCCCGTATCCGACGGCACGGCAGTCGCGGGCGAAGGCAATAAGGTCCTCTTTAAGGGCAACCCGCTGACACTCACCGGTAGCGGGGTCAAAATCGGCGACGTGCTCCGTGATGTCAAAGTGACACAGAACGACTTGTCCCTCGTGAAGATTGCAGAGACCAAAGGCTCCGGTAAGGTCCGCATCATCAGCGTGGTGCCGTCGCTCGACACCCCGGTCTGCGAACAGCAGACCCATATTCTGAGTGAGCGCAATAAAGGCCTTGATAAGATGGTGGAACTGATCACCGTCAGCGTCGATACGCCCTTCGCTCAAAAGCGATTCGCAGGAGAAGCCAAGATTGCCAATGTGACTTTCCTGTCCGACTATCGTGGAGGTGAATTTGGGAAAACCCATGGCCTCTTTTTGGAAGGCCCCCACATCTTGACGAGAGCGGTCATGGTCGTCGACAAGACAAACACCATCCGCTATCTTCAAATCACCCCCGAGATTGCTCAACTCCCTGACATGGAAGAAGCATTCCAATTCGCCCGTCGCTTGGTAACCGAAAGTTAG
- the sthA gene encoding Si-specific NAD(P)(+) transhydrogenase codes for MSHYDLLVIGTGPAGQKAAIQAAKLGKKVGIIERKMVLGGVCINTGTIPSKSLREAVLYLSGFRQRNIYGGEYRLKKTITIEDLAFRADHIIKHEIQIVQQQMARNQVDMYFGTASFLDPHRLQIRTSHRTFELTSDFFIIAVGTEPARPPEVPFDDQAIIDTDGLLSLRHIPKSLVIVGGGVIGTEYASMLAALGVPVTLIDKRPRLLEFVDTEIIETLQQQMGKLGITLYHDEEVVAITRQGNQAVQVSLRKHPPLHTTTLLYAIGRVGATAALHLESIGLQPDARGRLIVNEHFQTTLSHVYAAGDVIGFPALASTSMQQGRHAASHAFGHPDRMDTALLPYGIYAIPEISMVGRNEEELKQADVPYGVGIAHYNEIARGLLMGDETGMLKLLFHRHTRHLLGVHAIGEGATELIHIGQAVIAFHGKIDYFIDTVFNYPTLAECYKVAALDGMNRLSRPWIPFL; via the coding sequence ATGTCTCACTATGATTTACTCGTCATCGGTACGGGACCGGCAGGGCAGAAAGCTGCCATCCAGGCGGCTAAACTCGGCAAGAAAGTCGGGATCATCGAACGCAAGATGGTCCTCGGCGGCGTCTGCATCAATACGGGAACGATTCCCAGTAAATCACTCCGTGAAGCCGTCCTGTACCTGTCCGGATTTCGACAGCGCAACATCTACGGCGGCGAGTACCGGCTGAAAAAGACGATCACGATCGAAGACCTGGCCTTCCGTGCCGATCACATCATCAAACATGAAATTCAGATCGTCCAGCAGCAGATGGCCCGCAACCAAGTGGATATGTATTTCGGAACGGCCAGCTTTCTCGACCCACATCGGCTTCAAATACGCACCTCCCATCGGACATTCGAACTCACGTCTGACTTCTTCATCATTGCCGTCGGAACCGAGCCCGCTCGTCCACCTGAGGTTCCCTTTGATGACCAGGCGATTATCGATACGGACGGACTGCTGTCCCTACGACATATTCCAAAATCGCTCGTCATTGTCGGTGGAGGCGTGATCGGAACCGAGTATGCGTCCATGCTTGCCGCCTTGGGGGTACCCGTCACGCTCATCGATAAACGTCCCCGGCTGTTGGAGTTCGTCGACACAGAAATCATCGAGACGCTCCAGCAGCAGATGGGGAAATTGGGCATCACCCTCTATCACGACGAGGAAGTGGTCGCGATCACACGACAGGGAAACCAGGCGGTCCAGGTGTCCTTACGAAAGCATCCGCCGCTTCACACCACGACACTCCTATATGCCATCGGCCGCGTCGGAGCAACCGCAGCCCTGCATCTGGAATCGATCGGTCTCCAACCAGATGCCCGTGGACGGTTGATCGTAAATGAACATTTCCAAACCACGCTGTCTCACGTCTATGCAGCCGGCGATGTCATCGGATTCCCGGCTCTAGCCTCGACATCCATGCAACAGGGTCGGCACGCTGCCAGCCATGCTTTTGGTCATCCCGATCGCATGGATACCGCACTCCTCCCCTACGGCATCTATGCCATTCCTGAAATCTCCATGGTCGGTAGAAACGAAGAAGAGCTGAAACAAGCCGACGTGCCCTACGGCGTTGGCATTGCGCATTACAACGAAATCGCCCGCGGGCTGCTGATGGGCGACGAAACCGGCATGCTGAAGCTCCTATTTCACAGACACACTCGACATCTGTTGGGCGTGCATGCCATCGGAGAAGGCGCCACGGAACTGATCCACATTGGTCAAGCCGTGATCGCCTTTCATGGTAAGATCGATTACTTTATCGATACAGTCTTCAATTATCCGACCTTGGCGGAATGCTACAAAGTCGCGGCATTGGACGGAATGAATCGACTCTCCAGACCTTGGATTCCATTTCTGTAA
- the tenA gene encoding thiaminase II has product MSFSNHLRKLASSIWDSQLTHPFVVALGDGTLSEQKFKYYILQDARFLGDLARVLSSGAVKAPDSESALRFNKLAEETIVVERSLHENYGKRWNMTAKQMTSVPMAPTNYAYTRHMLAVAATGTATEITVVALPCAWVYCVVGQHLLQKGPPAKHHPYRDWLMLYASPEFAEVQVWMRKKVDQWAKTAGKDELRRMEDSFIISSRYEWMFWDMAWREEKWPV; this is encoded by the coding sequence ATGTCATTCTCAAACCACCTCCGCAAACTCGCCAGCTCGATCTGGGATTCCCAATTGACTCATCCCTTCGTCGTCGCACTCGGCGATGGAACGTTGTCTGAACAGAAGTTCAAATACTACATCCTGCAGGATGCACGGTTTCTCGGCGATCTTGCTCGTGTGTTGTCCTCAGGAGCCGTCAAAGCGCCGGACTCAGAAAGCGCCCTCCGCTTCAACAAGCTGGCAGAGGAGACGATCGTCGTCGAGCGCAGCCTGCATGAGAATTACGGCAAGCGCTGGAACATGACCGCAAAACAGATGACATCCGTTCCCATGGCACCGACAAATTATGCGTACACCAGGCACATGTTAGCCGTAGCCGCTACGGGAACCGCGACGGAAATTACTGTCGTGGCTCTCCCCTGCGCATGGGTCTATTGCGTGGTAGGACAACACTTACTACAAAAAGGCCCACCGGCCAAGCACCATCCCTACCGTGATTGGCTCATGCTTTATGCATCTCCTGAGTTTGCGGAAGTTCAGGTATGGATGCGGAAGAAAGTGGATCAGTGGGCCAAGACAGCCGGAAAAGACGAATTACGGCGAATGGAAGACTCCTTCATCATCAGTTCGCGGTACGAATGGATGTTCTGGGACATGGCCTGGCGTGAAGAAAAGTGGCCGGTGTAA
- a CDS encoding SemiSWEET transporter yields the protein MDGVTTLGLIAGTLTTIAFIPQIAKAWRSKSTGDLSWGMVTTFSTGVLLWLIYGIWIDSLPVILANAVTLLLQAGIIALKIRYG from the coding sequence GTGGACGGAGTCACGACGCTGGGGCTGATAGCCGGAACACTGACCACCATCGCATTCATTCCCCAGATCGCAAAGGCCTGGCGGTCAAAATCAACCGGGGATCTGTCCTGGGGGATGGTGACGACCTTTAGCACAGGGGTGCTGCTGTGGCTCATCTACGGCATCTGGATTGATTCGTTGCCCGTCATTCTCGCGAACGCCGTGACTCTGCTCCTCCAAGCTGGAATCATCGCGCTAAAAATCAGGTATGGATAG
- a CDS encoding Tex family protein, protein MTTETTETIQVDTNARQRKIVPIIAKELGVGGAQVAAAVALLDEGATVPFIARYRKEATGNLDDTQLRTLEDRLRYLRELEERRAAVLASIEEQGKLTDALRTTIEAATTKQVVEDLYLPFKPKRRTRAQIAREAGLEPLADGLLTDPLVNPEQEALKYVRAVAAAEGMEAVNVPDAKAALEGARDILMERFAETADLLAAIRTRLWNEGVLTSTVMKDKETAEEEKFRDYYAYSEPIKVIPSHRALALFRGRTLGVLKLELGLGEVLDAMVPHPCVAMIAAHAGIADRGRPADKWLASVCDWTWRVKMHLTIGAELLVQLREAAEAEAIRIFARNLHELLLAAPAGPKAILGLDPGIRTGCKVAVVDATGKLLDTETIYPHQPRNDWNGALETLVRLIVRHGVELVAIGNGTASRETDKLAGEVTKLVAAKMPEHKLAKIVVSEAGASVYSASAFAAAEFPELDVSLRGAVSIARRLQDPLAELVKIEPKAIGVGQYQHDVDQKALARSLDATVEDCVNAVGVNVNTASVPLLERVSGLNKALARNIVDYRNTNGPFSNRTAIRKVPRLGDKTFEQAAGFLRIPDGDNPLDCSAVHPEAYPVVERILTRLGTGIAEVMGKPAVLKGVSAENFIDEKFGLPTVRDIFSELEKPGRDPRPEFKTATFREGVESVSDLQPGMVLEGVVTNVAAFGAFVDIGVHQDGLVHVSALANRFIKDPHEVVKPGQVVKVKVIDVDLKRQRIALTMRLEDAASRQTLSTQPGNNTAGGQPARRPSGANQAAQPSQPLSAMAMALAKARQKS, encoded by the coding sequence ATGACAACTGAGACGACCGAAACAATTCAAGTCGACACCAATGCGCGGCAGCGCAAGATCGTTCCGATCATCGCCAAAGAGCTTGGTGTTGGGGGGGCGCAAGTAGCTGCTGCGGTGGCATTACTCGATGAAGGAGCGACGGTTCCTTTTATTGCACGGTATCGGAAAGAGGCGACGGGAAACCTTGACGATACACAACTACGGACTTTGGAAGACCGTCTGCGCTATTTACGTGAGCTGGAGGAGCGGCGTGCCGCCGTGCTGGCTTCCATCGAGGAACAAGGGAAGCTCACGGATGCATTGCGCACGACGATCGAAGCGGCCACGACCAAACAAGTCGTCGAAGATCTGTATCTTCCCTTCAAGCCGAAACGCCGCACGCGGGCCCAGATTGCGCGCGAAGCAGGGCTGGAGCCGTTGGCGGATGGGCTCTTGACCGATCCCTTAGTAAATCCGGAACAGGAAGCACTCAAGTATGTGCGTGCCGTGGCGGCTGCTGAAGGCATGGAGGCCGTCAATGTGCCGGATGCCAAAGCTGCACTCGAAGGGGCACGAGATATTCTGATGGAACGATTCGCGGAAACTGCTGATCTGCTGGCTGCGATCCGGACACGCTTGTGGAACGAAGGCGTCTTGACGTCGACGGTGATGAAGGACAAGGAAACGGCTGAGGAAGAAAAGTTTCGCGACTACTACGCCTATTCGGAACCAATCAAAGTCATTCCCTCACATCGGGCTCTGGCGCTGTTCCGAGGTCGCACGCTCGGGGTCTTGAAACTTGAGCTGGGCTTGGGAGAGGTGCTCGATGCCATGGTGCCGCATCCCTGTGTTGCCATGATTGCCGCCCATGCTGGTATTGCTGATCGAGGGCGACCGGCGGATAAGTGGTTGGCGAGTGTCTGTGACTGGACGTGGCGAGTGAAGATGCATCTGACCATCGGTGCCGAGTTGCTCGTGCAATTGCGAGAAGCGGCCGAGGCCGAGGCCATCAGAATCTTTGCAAGGAACCTGCATGAACTGTTGTTAGCGGCGCCGGCTGGACCCAAGGCCATTCTGGGTTTGGATCCCGGTATCCGCACAGGGTGTAAAGTGGCTGTTGTTGATGCGACAGGGAAACTGTTGGACACTGAGACGATCTATCCACATCAACCGCGTAACGATTGGAACGGAGCATTAGAGACTCTGGTACGTCTGATAGTTCGTCATGGCGTCGAGTTAGTGGCGATCGGTAACGGCACTGCGAGCCGGGAGACGGACAAGCTGGCAGGCGAGGTCACCAAACTCGTCGCGGCCAAAATGCCCGAACACAAATTGGCGAAGATCGTGGTGAGTGAGGCGGGGGCATCGGTCTACTCTGCGTCGGCCTTCGCCGCAGCCGAGTTCCCTGAGCTGGATGTCAGTTTACGAGGGGCCGTGTCGATCGCGCGACGACTCCAGGATCCGCTCGCCGAGTTGGTGAAGATCGAGCCAAAGGCGATCGGGGTCGGTCAATATCAGCATGACGTGGATCAGAAGGCATTGGCGAGATCGCTCGATGCCACGGTCGAAGATTGCGTCAACGCCGTCGGCGTCAATGTGAATACGGCGTCGGTTCCGCTACTCGAACGGGTGTCAGGTCTCAATAAAGCTTTGGCTCGAAACATTGTGGACTATCGCAATACAAATGGACCGTTCTCCAACCGGACCGCGATCCGTAAAGTCCCTCGTCTTGGTGATAAGACATTCGAGCAAGCGGCAGGCTTCCTGCGCATTCCAGACGGTGACAATCCGTTGGACTGTTCTGCCGTCCACCCGGAGGCCTATCCGGTCGTTGAACGGATTCTGACTCGGTTGGGAACAGGGATCGCTGAGGTGATGGGAAAGCCCGCCGTTTTGAAGGGGGTATCGGCGGAGAACTTTATCGATGAGAAATTTGGCCTGCCGACGGTGCGAGATATTTTTAGCGAACTGGAAAAGCCTGGCCGCGATCCCAGACCTGAATTCAAGACGGCGACGTTCCGTGAAGGAGTCGAGTCTGTTAGCGATCTGCAGCCAGGCATGGTGCTCGAGGGGGTGGTCACGAATGTCGCGGCATTCGGAGCATTCGTCGACATCGGGGTGCATCAGGACGGGTTGGTGCATGTCTCCGCGCTGGCCAATCGATTCATCAAGGATCCACACGAAGTGGTCAAGCCCGGGCAGGTGGTCAAGGTGAAGGTGATCGACGTCGATCTGAAGCGCCAACGCATCGCGCTGACGATGCGGCTTGAGGATGCTGCGAGCCGCCAGACCCTGTCGACACAGCCTGGAAATAACACAGCTGGTGGTCAGCCTGCGCGAAGACCATCTGGTGCGAACCAGGCAGCACAACCGTCTCAGCCGCTCAGCGCCATGGCCATGGCGCTGGCCAAGGCGAGACAGAAGTCGTAG